The following are encoded in a window of Caretta caretta isolate rCarCar2 chromosome 19, rCarCar1.hap1, whole genome shotgun sequence genomic DNA:
- the IFNLR1 gene encoding interferon lambda receptor 1 produces the protein MSTQRIGVLLALSSLQQILGSVALGQPTVPLSRPRNVTLLSKDFGMVLTWLPGEGSPPDVLYTVRYQRWDHLKHWEKVQHCRNISQTTCNLTCVPDLYNKFSARVKAQSAGRRSPWVESGVMEYHFDVELAPPTLKVSVTETTINVSATFPLASCVNEAFIGLKYDLDFWEAGTEDKKQYHDNMKQDKVTINTSVFSGNYCLSARASFQAIQLKHSKFSKPVCVLLKTKAMDWKFLVTIAVPLLVMLFLCAAAASVLCLGKQAAKREKRPQALDFSHFRAPRKILEKETSEKEFFEEALVCVEKPALGGRRSGPSVRNNVSLKASLLSLWEEEEEDDSSSFRPYTEMPRFPKRAPNSQAASTSHQGSHLGSELGGSHLEGGSLSNLAGLEFSQLVWRRGSAEEDTSGFQDSEKSFLSESSSLGDFSLIEARYPATSGNGQHVCQGDTFLQVTVLMEGLNGKPLVSEDSEGFPLDGPLVCFQTLKLAEDEGIASDSDSLTVCSEEDPPPLASVVSEIFETETRGKGDSLQQESYPKFKFQGYQHVHYMPRN, from the exons ATGTCTACCCAGAGAATCGGAGTCCTGTTAGCTCTGTCTTCCTTACAGCAGATTCTAG GCTCTGTAGCTCTGGGGCAGCCCACCGTGCCACTGTCCCGCCCTCGCAACGTGACACTGCTGTCGAAGGATTTCGGCATGGTTTTGACATGGCTCCCCGGGGAGGGGTCCCCGCCAGATGTGCTGTATACCGTGAGATACCAAAG ATGGGATCACTTAAAGCACTGGGAAAAGGTCCAACACTGCAGAAATATTTCCCAAACCACCTGCAATCTGACTTGTGTGCCAGACCTGTACAACAAATTCAGTGCCCGTGTCAAAGCCCAGTCGGCAGGGCGCAGGTCCCCTTGGGTGGAGTCGGGAGTCATGGAATATCATTTTGATG TGGAACTGGCTCCCCCGACACTAAAAGTGAGCGTGACGGAAACTACAATCAACGTGAGTGCCAccttccccctggcctcctgtGTGAACGAAGCCTTTATCGGTCTGAAGTATGACCTGGATTTCTGGGAAGCCGGAACTGAAGACAAG AAGCAGTACCATGACAACATGAAGCAGGACAAGGTAACAATCAACACTTCTGTGTTCAGCGGCAATTACTGCCTGAGTGCCAGGGCTTCCTTCCAAGCAATCCAACTAAAACACAGCAAGTTCTCCAAGCCAGTGTGCGTGCTGTTAAAGACCAAAG CCATGGACTGGAAGTTCCTCGTCACCATTGCAGTCCCATTGCTCGTCATGCTTTTCCTTTGCGCTGCCGCTGCCTCCGTCCTATGTCTGGGTAAACAAGCTGCCAAGAGAGAGAAGAGGCCTCAAGCTTTG GATTTCTCCCATTTCAGAGCTCCTAGGAAGATCCTTGAGAAGGAGACCAGCGAAAAGGAGTTCTTTGAGGAAGCCCTCGTCTGCGTGGAGAAGCCAGCTTtgggagggagaaggagtggTCCTTCAGTGAGGAACAATGTATCACTAAAGGCTTCTCTCCTCTCActctgggaggaagaggaggaggatgacagCAGCAGTTTCAGACCCTACACTGAAATGCCTCGGTTCCCGAAGAGAGCTCCCAACAGCCAAGCAGCCAGCACGAGTCACCAAGGGTCCCACTTGGGCTCTGAACTGGGTGGCTCCCACCTTGAGGGAGGATCTTTGTCTAACCTAGCAGGGTTAGAGTTCTCTCAGCTTGTCTGGAGAAGAGGCTCGGCCGAGGAGGACACCTCTGGGTTCCAAGACAGCGAGAAATCCTTCCTTTCTGAGAGTTCCTCCTTGGGAGACTTCTCTCTCATTGAAGCCAGATATCCAGCTACTAGTGGAAATGGGCAGCATGTCTGCCAAGGAGACACCTTCCTTCAGGTGACTGTGTTGATGGAGGGGCTGAATGGGAAGCCTCTTGTCAGCGAGGACTCCGAGGGCTTCCCTCTTGATGGGCCGCTTGTTTGCTTCCAGACTTTAAAGCTCGCAGAGGATGAGGGCATTGCAAGCGACAGTGACAGCCTCACCGTGTGCTCAGAAGAAGACCCACCACCCCTGGCCTCAGTAGTAAGCGAGATTTTTGAAACAGAGACACGGGGGAAAGGTGACAGCTTGCAGCAAGAGAGCTATCcaaagtttaaattccagggaTATCAGCATGTGCATTATATGCCAAGGAACTGA